Proteins from a genomic interval of Kitasatospora herbaricolor:
- a CDS encoding SDR family oxidoreductase, with product MTDSPAGASADEISAGETGGGTRILVTGATGYIGGRLVPELLAAGHRVRCLARDPGRLRDLPWRGRVESARGDVTRPETLPAAFEGIEVAYYLVHALGTGPSFEQRDADAARAFGRAAAAAGVRRIVYLGGLVPAGVPERELSPHLRSRAEVGRILRESGVPTAELRAAVIIGSGSASFEMLRHLTERLPVMITPSWVRTRIQPIAVRDVLRHLVDCVRLPPEVNRSFDVGGPDVLTYRDMMLRYARVAGLPRRVIVPVPVLTPSLSSHWVGLVTPVPSGLARPLVESLRYEVVCGEHDIRRWSPAPAGGPTGFDEAVRLALKRIQDADVSTRWSSASLPGAPSDPLPSDPDWAGGSLYEDERELAVQVPPAALWRVVEGIGGENGWYSFPLAWALRGWLDRAVGGVGLRRGRRDPARLRVGDSLDFWRVEEIEPGRLLRLRAEMRLPGPAWLELRVEPGADGGAVYRQRALFHPRGLAGHAYWWSVAPFHSVVFGGMARNIAARAEQYAAVPAG from the coding sequence ATGACCGACAGCCCCGCCGGCGCCAGCGCCGACGAGATCAGCGCCGGCGAGACCGGCGGCGGCACCCGCATCCTGGTGACCGGCGCCACCGGCTACATCGGCGGCCGGCTGGTGCCCGAACTGCTCGCGGCCGGCCACCGGGTGCGCTGCCTGGCCCGCGACCCCGGCCGGCTGCGCGACCTGCCCTGGCGGGGGCGGGTGGAGAGCGCCCGGGGCGACGTCACCCGCCCGGAGACGCTCCCCGCGGCCTTCGAGGGGATCGAGGTGGCCTACTACCTGGTGCACGCACTCGGTACCGGCCCCTCCTTCGAGCAGCGCGACGCGGACGCCGCCCGGGCCTTCGGGCGGGCCGCCGCCGCGGCCGGGGTCCGGCGGATCGTCTACCTCGGCGGGCTGGTCCCGGCCGGTGTCCCGGAGCGGGAGCTCTCCCCGCACCTGCGCTCCCGGGCCGAGGTCGGCCGGATCCTGCGGGAGAGCGGCGTCCCGACGGCGGAGCTGCGGGCCGCCGTGATCATCGGCTCCGGGTCCGCCTCCTTCGAGATGCTCCGCCACCTGACCGAGCGGCTGCCCGTGATGATCACCCCCAGCTGGGTGCGGACCAGGATCCAGCCGATCGCCGTCCGGGACGTGCTGCGCCACCTGGTCGACTGCGTCCGGCTGCCGCCCGAGGTCAACCGCAGCTTCGACGTGGGCGGCCCGGACGTGCTGACGTACCGCGACATGATGCTCCGTTACGCCCGGGTGGCCGGCCTGCCCCGGCGGGTGATCGTGCCGGTGCCGGTGCTGACGCCCAGCCTGTCCAGTCACTGGGTCGGACTGGTCACACCGGTGCCGAGCGGTCTGGCCCGCCCGCTGGTCGAGTCGCTGCGGTACGAGGTGGTCTGCGGCGAGCACGACATCCGCCGCTGGTCCCCCGCCCCGGCGGGCGGCCCGACCGGCTTCGACGAGGCCGTCCGGCTCGCCCTCAAGCGGATCCAGGACGCCGACGTGAGCACCCGGTGGTCCTCGGCCTCGCTGCCGGGCGCGCCCAGCGACCCGCTGCCCAGCGACCCGGACTGGGCCGGCGGCAGCCTGTACGAGGATGAGCGGGAGCTGGCCGTCCAGGTGCCGCCGGCCGCGCTCTGGCGGGTGGTGGAGGGGATCGGCGGCGAGAACGGCTGGTACTCCTTCCCCCTCGCCTGGGCGCTGCGCGGCTGGCTGGACCGCGCGGTCGGCGGGGTGGGCCTGCGGCGCGGCCGGCGCGACCCGGCCCGGCTGCGGGTCGGCGACTCGCTGGACTTCTGGCGGGTCGAGGAGATCGAGCCGGGCCGGCTGCTGCGGCTGCGCGCCGAGATGCGGCTGCCCGGCCCGGCCTGGCTGGAGCTGCGGGTGGAGCCGGGCGCGGACGGCGGCGCGGTCTACCGCCAGCGGGCCCTGTTCCACCCGCGCGGGCTGGCGGGCCACGCGTACTGGTGGTCCGTC
- a CDS encoding spore photoproduct lyase family protein encodes MTSGTGSGTGDGTARTDTSTGTAGTGTGGPGGTRPERRLFDVREIYAEPAAAASPRGRQVLDRFPDAKVIAVPSHWQIPHLHGNEGNVARWARVKSEVVVLGEKKSLTTRPNGRSADWIAPSSANGCALACAYCYVPRRKGYANPVTVFTNIDKIVAHLGRHVARQGRKTGPNSCDPVSWVYDIGENNDCSVDALICDNTADLIRAFRHWPTAKASFATKWVNRELLALDPRGRTRIRFSLMPPADARLLDVRTSPVPERLAAAGDFLAAGYEVHFNFSPVVLREGWVHDWTDLLRRMDDTLPAAVKAQAAAEIIMLTHNRELHDVNLGWHPRAEDVLWRPGLQEAKRSQNGAWNVRYRTGLKGDAVRTLRGLVERHAPWLRIRYAF; translated from the coding sequence GTGACGAGCGGGACGGGCAGTGGGACGGGCGACGGCACGGCCCGCACGGACACGAGTACGGGCACTGCGGGCACCGGTACGGGCGGTCCGGGCGGTACCCGCCCGGAGCGCCGGCTGTTCGACGTACGGGAGATCTACGCGGAGCCCGCGGCGGCCGCCTCCCCGCGCGGACGCCAGGTGCTGGACCGCTTCCCCGACGCGAAGGTGATCGCGGTGCCCTCGCACTGGCAGATCCCGCACCTGCACGGGAACGAGGGCAACGTGGCCCGCTGGGCCCGGGTCAAGAGCGAGGTGGTGGTGCTCGGGGAGAAGAAGTCGCTCACCACCCGGCCCAACGGCCGCTCGGCGGACTGGATCGCGCCCAGCTCGGCGAACGGCTGCGCACTGGCCTGCGCGTACTGCTACGTGCCCCGGCGCAAGGGGTACGCCAACCCGGTCACCGTCTTCACCAACATCGACAAGATCGTCGCCCATCTGGGCCGGCACGTCGCGCGGCAGGGCCGCAAGACCGGGCCCAACAGCTGCGACCCGGTGTCCTGGGTGTACGACATCGGGGAGAACAACGACTGCTCGGTCGACGCGCTGATCTGCGACAACACCGCCGATCTGATCCGCGCCTTCCGGCACTGGCCGACCGCCAAGGCCTCGTTCGCCACCAAGTGGGTCAACCGCGAGCTGCTGGCCCTCGACCCGCGCGGCCGCACCAGGATCCGGTTCTCGCTGATGCCGCCCGCCGACGCCCGGCTGCTGGACGTCCGCACCAGCCCCGTCCCCGAGCGGCTGGCCGCCGCCGGGGACTTCCTGGCCGCCGGGTACGAGGTGCACTTCAACTTCTCCCCGGTGGTGCTGCGCGAGGGCTGGGTGCACGACTGGACGGATCTGCTGCGCCGGATGGACGACACCCTGCCGGCCGCCGTGAAGGCGCAGGCCGCCGCGGAGATCATCATGCTGACCCACAACCGCGAGCTGCACGACGTCAACCTGGGCTGGCACCCCAGGGCGGAGGACGTGCTCTGGCGGCCCGGCCTCCAGGAGGCCAAGCGCTCCCAGAACGGCGCCTGGAACGTCCGCTACCGCACCGGCCTCAAGGGCGACGCCGTCCGTACCCTGCGGGGTCTGGTCGAGCGGCACGCACCGTGGCTGCGGATCAGGTACGCGTTCTGA
- a CDS encoding ester cyclase gives MDTIEKTRTTANREIVRAFVDALFTRGDLAAVDEYLAEDFLDHDPPVGTDTGREGMRAAAALFRGAFPDWHAMPDFLVAEDDLVVEHFSAAGTQRGEIFGAPATGRTVTLRGINIFRVREGRIVERWGRLDELGLLRRLGLVQGPG, from the coding sequence ATGGACACCATCGAGAAGACCCGAACCACAGCCAACCGGGAGATCGTGCGTGCCTTCGTCGACGCACTGTTCACCAGGGGCGACCTCGCGGCGGTCGACGAGTACCTCGCCGAGGACTTCCTCGACCACGACCCGCCCGTCGGTACCGACACCGGCCGCGAGGGCATGCGCGCCGCCGCCGCCCTGTTCCGCGGTGCCTTCCCGGACTGGCACGCCATGCCCGACTTCCTCGTCGCCGAGGACGACCTGGTCGTGGAGCACTTCAGCGCAGCCGGCACCCAGCGCGGCGAGATCTTCGGCGCGCCGGCCACCGGCCGCACCGTCACGCTGCGCGGGATCAACATCTTCCGGGTCCGGGAGGGCCGCATCGTCGAACGCTGGGGCCGGCTCGACGAGCTGGGGCTGCTGCGCCGGCTCGGCCTGGTCCAGGGCCCCGGGTAG
- a CDS encoding LuxR C-terminal-related transcriptional regulator: MAGAAVERRLADIERRCRGGLDAATLGTEIVGRLRRVVPAEAAFSATVDPVTLLFTSAAAEDPLGPATALFLDNEFGRADVNKFSGLAGAADPVGSLDRATGGNRTDSARYREIMAPLGLGDELRAALVTGHRCWGVLCLHREASSPGFTDAEIALVRRLAPALAAGLRTAVTATPPPAAATGPDGVGLILLDSELRTVSMSPEAEQWLRDLPDGDRQGAGLLPVSVLAAAAGPVPSTVRVRGRSGRWLALHTSRLGPQIGVVVEPARPAELGAVLLSAHGLTDAQTRVAALVIRGRSTRQLVDELHISANTVQEHLSAVFDKFGVRSRRELVAVVLADMSGPG; this comes from the coding sequence GTGGCAGGTGCGGCCGTGGAACGCCGGCTCGCCGACATCGAACGACGGTGCCGCGGCGGGCTGGACGCCGCCACGCTGGGCACGGAGATCGTCGGCCGTCTGCGCCGGGTGGTACCGGCGGAGGCGGCCTTCTCCGCGACGGTCGACCCGGTGACCCTGCTCTTCACCTCGGCGGCCGCCGAGGACCCGCTCGGTCCCGCGACGGCGCTGTTCCTCGACAACGAGTTCGGGCGGGCGGACGTCAACAAGTTCTCCGGCCTCGCCGGGGCGGCGGATCCGGTCGGCTCGTTGGACCGGGCCACCGGGGGCAACCGGACGGACAGCGCCCGCTACCGGGAGATCATGGCCCCCCTCGGGCTCGGCGACGAACTGCGCGCCGCGCTGGTCACCGGGCACCGCTGCTGGGGAGTGCTCTGCCTGCACCGGGAGGCCTCCTCCCCGGGCTTCACCGACGCGGAGATCGCCCTGGTCCGACGCCTCGCACCGGCGCTGGCGGCCGGTCTGCGCACGGCGGTGACCGCGACGCCGCCTCCCGCGGCCGCCACCGGCCCGGACGGCGTGGGTCTCATCCTGCTCGACTCCGAGCTCCGGACGGTGTCCATGAGCCCCGAGGCCGAGCAGTGGCTGAGAGACTTGCCCGACGGCGACCGGCAGGGAGCGGGCCTGCTCCCGGTCAGCGTGCTCGCGGCGGCCGCCGGCCCGGTGCCCTCGACCGTCCGCGTCCGCGGGCGCTCCGGTCGCTGGCTCGCCCTGCACACCAGCCGCCTGGGCCCGCAGATCGGCGTGGTGGTGGAGCCGGCCCGGCCGGCGGAACTCGGCGCCGTCCTGCTCAGCGCCCATGGCCTCACCGACGCCCAGACCCGGGTCGCGGCCCTGGTCATCCGGGGGCGCTCCACCCGCCAGCTGGTCGACGAGCTCCACATCTCCGCCAACACCGTGCAGGAACATCTGAGCGCCGTCTTCGACAAGTTCGGGGTCCGGAGCCGCCGCGAGCTCGTCGCCGTGGTGCTGGCGGACATGTCCGGGCCCGGCTAG
- a CDS encoding sigma-70 family RNA polymerase sigma factor, translated as MNTVVHLSGPQHRGPDLRELLTKIAFGDQEAFGRLYDVVAGPVLGLVRRVLRDPAQSEEVTQEVMLEVWRTAARYQPERGEVMAWVMTLAHRRAVDRVRSAQAAADRDRRAAAQAHVPAYDEVAEQVENRLEREQVRRCLKMLTDLQRESVTLAYYRGCSYRETAEMLGVPLGTIKTRMRDGLIRLRDCLGVGS; from the coding sequence ATGAACACGGTGGTCCATCTGTCCGGTCCGCAACACCGAGGTCCTGACCTGCGGGAGCTGCTGACCAAGATCGCCTTCGGCGACCAGGAGGCCTTCGGCCGGCTCTACGACGTGGTGGCCGGCCCGGTACTGGGCCTGGTCCGGCGGGTGCTCAGGGACCCGGCGCAGTCCGAGGAGGTCACCCAGGAGGTCATGCTGGAGGTCTGGCGCACCGCCGCCCGCTACCAGCCCGAACGCGGCGAGGTGATGGCCTGGGTGATGACCCTCGCCCACCGGCGCGCCGTGGACCGGGTGCGCAGCGCCCAGGCCGCCGCCGACCGGGACCGGCGGGCCGCCGCCCAGGCCCACGTGCCCGCCTACGACGAGGTGGCCGAGCAGGTCGAGAACCGGCTGGAGCGCGAGCAGGTCCGGCGCTGTCTGAAGATGCTGACCGACCTCCAGCGCGAGTCGGTCACCCTGGCGTACTACCGGGGCTGTTCCTACCGGGAGACCGCCGAGATGCTCGGGGTGCCGCTCGGCACCATCAAGACACGCATGCGGGACGGTCTGATCCGGCTGCGCGACTGCCTGGGGGTGGGGTCATGA
- a CDS encoding anti-sigma factor: MSTAADLHTLTGAYAAHALPEAESLAFERHLAQCPACALEVQEFRAALARLGSAEATPVPPELKLRVMAGIGSVRQLGPGGPLDEHEPASGDRRGRLARSWPRFALAASVAVALGLGGVAVNEHQQAERADRQSARLQQQAAAFSSLLTAPDARTRTATAGSGVGTVVWSESLGQAGFLASALPDLPEDKVYELWFNDSGTMRPAGLLPTSTGSLLLTGGIDGAAGVGVTVEPAGGSPAPTGAPVMLMPFV, from the coding sequence ATGAGCACGGCCGCCGATCTGCACACGCTCACCGGCGCGTACGCGGCGCACGCGCTGCCGGAGGCGGAGAGCCTCGCCTTCGAGCGCCACCTGGCCCAGTGCCCGGCCTGCGCGCTGGAGGTGCAGGAGTTCAGGGCCGCACTGGCCCGGCTCGGCTCCGCCGAGGCGACGCCCGTCCCGCCCGAGTTGAAGCTCCGGGTGATGGCCGGCATCGGGTCGGTGCGCCAACTCGGGCCCGGCGGGCCGCTGGACGAGCACGAGCCGGCGTCCGGCGACCGGCGCGGCCGACTCGCCCGGTCCTGGCCCAGGTTCGCGCTGGCCGCCTCGGTGGCGGTCGCGCTCGGTCTCGGCGGCGTCGCCGTCAACGAGCACCAGCAGGCCGAGCGCGCCGACCGGCAGTCCGCCCGACTGCAGCAGCAGGCGGCCGCTTTCAGCTCCCTGCTGACCGCACCGGACGCCCGGACCAGGACGGCCACGGCCGGCTCCGGCGTCGGCACCGTGGTCTGGTCCGAGAGCCTCGGACAGGCCGGATTCCTCGCCTCCGCCCTGCCGGACCTGCCCGAGGACAAGGTCTACGAACTCTGGTTCAACGACTCCGGCACCATGCGGCCCGCGGGCCTGCTGCCCACCAGCACCGGTTCGTTGCTGCTCACCGGCGGGATCGACGGCGCGGCCGGGGTCGGGGTGACGGTCGAGCCGGCCGGCGGCTCGCCGGCGCCCACCGGCGCCCCGGTGATGCTGATGCCGTTCGTCTGA
- a CDS encoding NAD(P)/FAD-dependent oxidoreductase, translated as MRPHAAGRRTAVVGSGVAGLTAAYRLHQAGAEVELFEADTRLGGHAHTQDVTGADGRSVPLDTAFLVHNERTYPHLIEMFDELGVVTRPSEMSMSVHCRGCGLQYAGARGPGGLFAQPSRLLRGDYLRMLAEVPRFHRRARRLLAADGPGADAPTLREFLADGGFSPYFVSHFMTPVVSAVWSCAPDIAGDYPARYLFAFLDNHGMLGVTGSPTWRTVVGGSRGYVEKIADRLTAVHRGTPVRAVRRHLDGVEIVTGGGERTAFDSVVLATHPDQALSLLADPTEAERDVLGAFRYSLNPTVLHRDASLLPTAARARASWNYRMADCGGRADRVEVSYHLNRLLGLDTAEDYLVTLNEDEGSPVPPEQVVARMVYRHPVYTPESLAAQRRLPELTTGRTAYAGAYHGWGFHEDGCRSGVLAARALTGAVAP; from the coding sequence GTGCGCCCGCACGCGGCGGGCCGCCGCACCGCGGTCGTCGGCAGCGGGGTGGCCGGCCTCACCGCCGCGTACCGGCTGCACCAGGCCGGTGCGGAGGTCGAGTTGTTCGAGGCCGACACCCGGCTGGGCGGCCACGCGCACACCCAGGACGTGACCGGTGCCGACGGGCGCAGCGTGCCCCTCGACACCGCCTTCCTGGTGCACAACGAGCGGACCTACCCCCATCTCATCGAGATGTTCGACGAGTTGGGGGTGGTCACCCGGCCCAGCGAGATGAGCATGTCGGTGCACTGCCGGGGCTGCGGGCTGCAGTACGCCGGCGCCCGCGGGCCGGGCGGCCTGTTCGCCCAGCCCTCCCGGCTGCTGCGCGGCGACTACCTGAGGATGCTCGCCGAGGTACCGCGCTTCCACCGCCGGGCCCGCCGGCTGCTGGCCGCCGACGGCCCCGGGGCGGACGCCCCGACCCTGCGCGAGTTCCTCGCCGACGGAGGCTTCTCGCCGTACTTCGTCAGCCACTTCATGACCCCGGTGGTCTCGGCGGTCTGGTCCTGCGCGCCGGACATCGCCGGGGACTACCCGGCCCGCTACCTCTTCGCCTTCCTCGACAACCACGGGATGCTGGGCGTCACCGGATCGCCGACCTGGCGCACGGTGGTCGGCGGCTCCCGCGGGTACGTGGAGAAGATCGCCGACCGGCTGACCGCCGTCCACCGGGGCACCCCGGTGCGCGCCGTGCGGCGCCACCTCGACGGGGTGGAGATCGTCACCGGCGGCGGCGAGCGGACCGCCTTCGACTCGGTGGTCCTCGCCACCCACCCCGACCAGGCCCTGAGCCTGCTGGCCGACCCCACCGAGGCGGAGCGCGACGTCCTCGGCGCCTTCCGGTACTCGCTCAACCCGACCGTCCTGCACCGGGACGCGAGCCTGCTGCCGACCGCCGCCCGGGCCCGCGCCTCCTGGAACTACCGGATGGCGGACTGCGGCGGCCGGGCCGACCGGGTCGAGGTCAGCTACCACCTCAACCGCCTGCTCGGCCTCGACACCGCCGAGGACTACCTGGTCACCCTCAACGAGGACGAAGGCAGTCCGGTGCCGCCCGAGCAGGTGGTGGCCCGGATGGTCTACCGCCACCCCGTCTACACCCCGGAGAGCCTCGCCGCGCAGCGCCGGCTGCCCGAACTCACCACCGGACGCACCGCCTACGCCGGGGCGTACCACGGCTGGGGCTTCCACGAGGACGGCTGCCGCTCGGGGGTGCTGGCGGCCCGGGCCCTCACCGGGGCCGTGGCGCCGTGA
- a CDS encoding SAM-dependent methyltransferase: protein MTTYSTYRPSTAPGRPQTPPSETPEVDLLRWPDVARVPGGPVRAAVAGQLLRSVARRLALRVELPGGRLLVPAPEQAPTLRLHRPRDFHRRIGADGLIGFGEAYQAGDWDSPDLVALLTALAASPGTLVPPRLQGLRRWHAQRPPLAELGTQANTRRNVQRHYDLSNDLFALFLDPTMTYSAALFPPGGDGAAEPARARWDDLVPAQHRKIDRLLDLAGVGPGSRVLEIGTGWGELALRAAGRGADVVTLTLSEEQRRLAERRIAEAGHARRVEVRLCDYRTAQGSYDAVVSVEMIEAVGRAYWPAYFATLDRVLAPGGRAALQAITMPHERMLASSDTYTWILKYIFPGGQIPSVEGLARAAAGYTGLRLTQRDAFGPHYAETLRLWRERFTARAEEVAALGFDHVFHRMWELYLAYSEAGFRTGYLDVQHLLFTREEQAR, encoded by the coding sequence GTGACGACCTACAGCACCTACCGACCTTCCACCGCGCCCGGACGGCCGCAGACGCCCCCGTCCGAGACCCCCGAGGTGGACCTGCTGCGCTGGCCCGACGTGGCCCGCGTGCCGGGTGGCCCGGTGCGGGCGGCCGTCGCCGGGCAGCTGCTGCGCAGCGTCGCCCGCCGGCTCGCCCTGCGCGTCGAGCTGCCGGGCGGGCGGCTGCTGGTGCCCGCCCCCGAGCAGGCACCGACGCTGCGCCTGCACCGCCCGCGCGACTTCCACCGGCGGATCGGCGCCGACGGCCTGATCGGCTTCGGCGAGGCCTACCAGGCCGGCGACTGGGACTCGCCCGACCTGGTCGCACTGCTGACCGCCCTCGCCGCCTCGCCCGGCACCCTGGTGCCGCCCCGGCTGCAGGGGCTGCGCCGCTGGCACGCCCAGCGCCCGCCGCTGGCCGAACTGGGCACCCAGGCCAACACGCGCCGCAACGTCCAGCGCCACTACGACCTCTCCAACGACCTCTTCGCGCTCTTCCTCGACCCCACCATGACCTACTCGGCGGCCCTCTTCCCGCCCGGCGGGGACGGTGCGGCGGAGCCGGCCCGGGCCCGCTGGGACGACCTGGTGCCCGCTCAGCACCGCAAGATCGACCGCCTGCTGGACCTGGCCGGGGTGGGCCCCGGCAGCCGGGTGCTGGAGATCGGCACCGGCTGGGGGGAGCTCGCCCTGCGGGCGGCCGGCCGCGGCGCCGACGTGGTGACGCTGACCCTCTCCGAGGAGCAGCGGCGGCTCGCCGAACGCCGGATCGCCGAGGCCGGCCACGCCCGCCGGGTCGAGGTCCGCCTCTGCGACTACCGGACGGCCCAGGGGAGTTACGACGCGGTGGTCAGCGTCGAGATGATCGAGGCGGTCGGCCGGGCGTACTGGCCCGCCTACTTCGCCACCCTGGACCGGGTGCTGGCCCCCGGCGGGCGGGCCGCCCTGCAGGCGATCACCATGCCGCACGAGCGGATGCTGGCCAGCTCGGACACCTACACCTGGATCCTCAAGTACATCTTCCCCGGCGGGCAGATCCCCTCCGTCGAGGGCCTGGCGCGGGCCGCCGCCGGGTATACCGGGCTGCGGCTGACCCAGCGGGACGCCTTCGGGCCGCACTACGCCGAGACCCTGCGGCTGTGGCGCGAGCGGTTCACCGCGCGGGCCGAGGAGGTCGCGGCGCTCGGCTTCGACCACGTGTTCCACCGGATGTGGGAGCTGTACCTGGCGTACTCCGAGGCGGGCTTCCGGACCGGCTACCTGGACGTCCAGCACCTGCTGTTCACCCGCGAGGAGCAGGCCCGATGA
- a CDS encoding DUF1295 domain-containing protein: MSGVDAGALLTSLAATLGAALAVMLAAFAVGVRSGRHRGVDVAWGLAFAAVALTGYAVSAGHGDPGRRLLATGLVLVWGLRLSAHIWWRSRGAAEDPRYDRMLAKAPGGRRTAYALRIVYLLQAGILWFVSLPVQVAQQLPRPPGPLAWAGAGLWAVGLFFEAVGDAQLTRFKADPANRGRVMDRGLWRYTRHPNYFGDACVWWGLFLLAADAPIGWATLLSPLLMTYLLVNGSGKPMLERQLSGTKPGWAEYVARTSGFVPLPPRRRRGAG, from the coding sequence GTGAGCGGCGTGGACGCGGGCGCGCTGCTGACCAGCCTCGCGGCCACCCTCGGCGCGGCGCTGGCCGTGATGCTGGCCGCCTTCGCCGTCGGCGTGCGGAGCGGCCGCCACCGGGGCGTGGACGTGGCTTGGGGGCTGGCCTTCGCGGCCGTCGCGCTCACCGGGTACGCCGTCTCCGCCGGGCACGGCGACCCGGGGCGCCGGCTGCTGGCGACCGGGCTGGTGCTGGTCTGGGGCCTGCGGCTGTCCGCCCACATCTGGTGGCGCTCGCGCGGCGCGGCGGAGGACCCGCGCTACGACCGGATGCTCGCCAAGGCCCCGGGCGGGCGCCGGACGGCGTACGCGCTGCGGATCGTCTACCTGCTCCAGGCGGGCATCCTCTGGTTCGTCTCGCTGCCGGTGCAGGTGGCCCAGCAACTGCCGCGCCCGCCCGGCCCGCTCGCCTGGGCCGGCGCCGGGCTCTGGGCCGTCGGCCTGTTCTTCGAAGCGGTCGGTGACGCCCAGCTGACCCGGTTCAAGGCCGACCCGGCCAACCGCGGCCGGGTGATGGACCGGGGGTTGTGGCGCTACACCAGGCACCCGAACTACTTCGGCGACGCCTGCGTCTGGTGGGGCCTGTTCCTGCTGGCGGCCGACGCGCCGATCGGGTGGGCCACCCTGCTGAGCCCGCTGCTGATGACGTACCTGCTGGTCAACGGCAGCGGCAAGCCGATGCTGGAGCGCCAGCTGAGCGGCACCAAGCCCGGCTGGGCCGAGTACGTGGCGCGGACCAGCGGCTTCGTCCCGCTGCCGCCCCGGCGGCGGCGGGGCGCGGGCTGA
- a CDS encoding PP2C family protein-serine/threonine phosphatase translates to MTSGARKDVTLPPAQLPRRARRLLTAAYLLLVAAVVTDALSGPGTTVSPVLAAVPVLAGASTRAARVPLMAGLAAVLSVGLLAVTNRGISASVHVTALIAVVAATLASVANVVLVTSRERELLQVRTVSEAAQRALLRPPPRQVGRVRIAVRYAAAAAEARIGGDLYDVVETSHGLRIILGDVQGSGLGVVETAADVLGVFRDAARTEPELTGLAGRLDSALARRPADGRFVTALLAGVPARPGPVELVNCGHPHPMLRRAGVVTELEPPEHAPPLALLDLAGGRYRAGLFDPRPGDLLLMYTDGVSEARDAGGRFYPLAERLAALPAEDPDEVLEALLADVRNHTRTGLDDDAALLALRWTH, encoded by the coding sequence TTGACCAGCGGCGCCCGCAAGGACGTGACGCTCCCGCCGGCCCAGCTGCCCCGGCGGGCCCGGCGGCTGCTCACGGCCGCGTACCTGCTGCTGGTCGCCGCGGTCGTCACCGACGCGCTGTCCGGGCCCGGCACCACGGTCTCGCCCGTGCTGGCGGCGGTGCCGGTGCTGGCCGGCGCGAGCACCCGGGCGGCCCGGGTGCCGCTGATGGCCGGCCTCGCCGCCGTCCTCTCGGTCGGACTGCTGGCGGTCACCAACCGCGGCATCTCGGCCTCGGTGCACGTCACGGCACTGATCGCGGTGGTGGCCGCGACCCTGGCCAGCGTGGCCAACGTCGTCCTGGTGACGTCCCGCGAACGGGAGCTGCTGCAGGTCAGGACGGTCTCCGAGGCGGCCCAGCGGGCCCTGCTGCGCCCGCCCCCCAGACAGGTGGGGCGGGTTCGGATCGCCGTCCGCTACGCCGCCGCGGCGGCCGAGGCCCGGATCGGCGGCGACCTCTACGACGTGGTGGAGACCTCGCACGGCCTGCGGATCATCCTCGGCGACGTGCAGGGCAGCGGGCTGGGCGTGGTGGAGACGGCGGCCGACGTGCTGGGGGTCTTCCGGGACGCGGCCCGGACCGAGCCGGAGCTGACCGGGCTGGCCGGCCGGCTGGACTCCGCGCTGGCCCGCCGCCCGGCCGACGGGCGGTTCGTGACCGCGCTGCTGGCCGGCGTCCCGGCCCGGCCCGGCCCGGTCGAGCTGGTCAACTGCGGCCACCCGCACCCGATGCTGCGGCGGGCCGGTGTGGTGACCGAGCTGGAGCCGCCCGAGCACGCCCCGCCGCTGGCCCTGCTGGACCTGGCCGGCGGCCGGTACCGGGCCGGCCTGTTCGACCCGCGCCCGGGCGACCTGCTGCTGATGTACACCGACGGCGTCTCGGAGGCGCGGGACGCCGGGGGCAGGTTCTACCCGCTGGCCGAGCGGCTCGCCGCGCTGCCCGCCGAGGACCCGGACGAGGTGCTGGAGGCCCTGCTGGCCGACGTCCGGAACCACACCCGGACGGGGCTGGACGACGACGCGGCGTTGCTGGCGCTGCGCTGGACGCACTGA